TCTTGCTGGAAAACTAAATATGAAACAAATTACCTACGCCCTATAACTTACATTCAAGATAATATAGACGCCTCGTGGATGCCTATTCTTCAGACTCCACCATTCCCAGAATACACTTCAGGACACTCTGTTCAGTCAGGAGCACTTGCAGAAATCATGACTGATATGTTTGGTGAGAATTATCAGTTCACAGACCACACTCATGAAAACCGCATTGATATCGATGGAACGCCGCGATCATACAGCGATTTCTATGAAATGGCAAACGAGGCAGCGCTCTCCCGTCTTTACGGTGGTATTCACTATGACGAGGCTATCTTTTTAGGTCTGGAGCAAGGTTATGCCATAGGACGTAACATAAATGCGCTGGATTTGAGGAATTAGACTCACATTACATAATTCTCAAAGCTCCTGAATTATTATTTCAGGAGCTTTTTAGTTTTTTACGCTTTCGCGAAAGCGAATACAATTCACTTCACCCGTAGATCAAAACCCCTAGCGGCGGTAAATTCAACTCTACACTCTGTTCTCGATTGTTCCATGGTTCTGATTGGGGTGTAAAGGACTTTTTGACCTTATAACCAGAGCCGTTGTATTTCTCATCATCACTATTCAGAAGCAACCGCATCTTTTTATTAGAAGGTAATCCTATGCGGTAATTTTCACGAGGAACCGGCGTCATGTTGCAAACAATTACGAGATGGCTGTCGCCTCCTTTTCTCACATAGCTTATTACAGAGTTCTGGTGATCGTCGTGCGAGATCCATTCAAATCCATCTGCTGTGAATTGATTTTGGGTTAAAGCTTCTCTTTTAGTATAAAGCTTGTTGAGATCAGCTATAAGATTTTGAATTCCTTGATGCGGTTCATAATCAGTTAAATGCCAGTCTAAACTGCCATTGAATTTCCATTCTTCGTGCTGGCCAAATTCACTTCCCATCATCAGGAGATTCCCTCCTGGATGGGTAAACATATAACTGTATAACAATCTCAAATTAGCAAAACGTTGCCAATCGTCTCCAGGCATGCGGCCTAAAATGGATTTTTTGCCATAAACCACCTCATCGTGGGAAAGTGGTAACATGAAATTTTCCGTGAAGGCATACGTCATAGAAAAGGTTAGGTCGTTTTGATGGTGGGTTCTGTAAATGGGTTCTTTTTTGAAGTATTCTAAGGTATCGTGCATCCAGCCCATCATCCACTTCATTCCAAAACCTAAACCGCCCATCGAAGTAGGACGTGTAACCATCGGGAAACTGGTACTTTCTTCAGCAATGGTTTGCACGTCAGGGTAATTTGCATAAACGGCCTCATTCATTTCACGTAAAAATGACATGGCCTCAAGATTCTCCCTACCACCTAATTCATTAGGCTCCCATTCCCCTTCATTACGTGAATAGTCAAGAAAAAGCATGCTGGCTACCGCATCAACACGTATTCCATCGATATGATATTTATCCAACCAAAACAGTGCATTACTGATCAAAAAACTTTTGACTTCATTGCGTCCGTAGTTAAATATAAGAGATTTCCA
This genomic interval from Nonlabens spongiae contains the following:
- the glgB gene encoding 1,4-alpha-glucan branching protein GlgB is translated as MPNVQSHSLFTDFDINLFKAGKHYRLYEKFGSHVIEIDGVKGTYFAVWAPSAKAVSVIGDFNYWVEGQHPLEVRWDSSGIWEGFIPGLEQGTTYKYKIHSSNNDIKTEKADPYARRCEHPPKTASVVWDYQPEWKDKKWMQSRSKNNALDSAFSVYEVHLGSWKRKIEEDRSLSYLELAEDLVPYVKKMNFTHVEFMPIMEYPYDPSWGYQLTGYYAPTSRFGYPEEFAQLVDAFHNAGIGVILDWVPSHFPEDAHGLGFFDGSHLYEHPDRRKGYHPDWKSLIFNYGRNEVKSFLISNALFWLDKYHIDGIRVDAVASMLFLDYSRNEGEWEPNELGGRENLEAMSFLREMNEAVYANYPDVQTIAEESTSFPMVTRPTSMGGLGFGMKWMMGWMHDTLEYFKKEPIYRTHHQNDLTFSMTYAFTENFMLPLSHDEVVYGKKSILGRMPGDDWQRFANLRLLYSYMFTHPGGNLLMMGSEFGQHEEWKFNGSLDWHLTDYEPHQGIQNLIADLNKLYTKREALTQNQFTADGFEWISHDDHQNSVISYVRKGGDSHLVIVCNMTPVPRENYRIGLPSNKKMRLLLNSDDEKYNGSGYKVKKSFTPQSEPWNNREQSVELNLPPLGVLIYG